A window from Cyanobacteria bacterium QS_8_64_29 encodes these proteins:
- the clpP gene encoding ATP-dependent Clp endopeptidase, proteolytic subunit ClpP yields the protein MIPTVIETSGRGERAFDIYSRLLRERIIFLGQQVDDEIANVIVAQMLYLEAEDPEQDIYLYINSPGGSVTAGLGIFDTMNQIRPDVSTICLGLAASMGAFLLGTGAPGKRMSLPHSRIMIHQPLGGAQGQAVDIDIQAKEILYLKRQLNQQLAQRTGQSLERIQQDTERDFFMSPEEARAYGLIDRTIERRPSASNPPAGVAAG from the coding sequence ATGATTCCCACCGTCATCGAAACCTCCGGCCGCGGCGAGCGCGCCTTTGATATTTACTCGCGCCTGCTGCGCGAGCGCATCATTTTCCTCGGCCAGCAGGTTGACGACGAAATTGCCAACGTCATCGTCGCGCAGATGCTGTATCTGGAGGCCGAGGACCCCGAGCAAGATATTTATCTCTACATCAACTCGCCGGGGGGATCGGTCACGGCGGGGCTGGGCATCTTCGACACCATGAACCAAATTCGGCCGGATGTCTCTACCATTTGCTTGGGCCTGGCGGCCAGCATGGGGGCTTTTTTGCTCGGAACCGGGGCCCCGGGCAAGCGCATGAGCTTGCCCCACTCGCGCATCATGATCCACCAGCCGTTGGGCGGCGCTCAGGGCCAAGCCGTCGACATTGACATCCAAGCCAAAGAGATCCTGTACCTCAAGCGCCAGCTCAACCAGCAACTCGCCCAACGGACCGGGCAATCGTTAGAGCGCATCCAGCAAGACACCGAGCGCGACTTCTTCATGTCGCCGGAAGAAGCGCGCGCGTACGGGCTGATTGATCGCACCATCGAGCGGCGTCCCTCGGCTAGCAACCCGCCGGCCGGCGTCGCTGCTGGCTAG
- the argB gene encoding acetylglutamate kinase, whose product MVGEREYIGEAEATRVRVLSEALPYIQQFAGRMIVIKYGGAAMQEEALKARVIRDIVFLACVGARPVVVHGGGPEVNAWLGQLGIEPQFKNGLRVTDASTMAVVEMVLVGRVNKELVAAINSAGGSAVGLCGKDGHSIGARPQQQPDIGFVGEVSHINTALVESLVGSGYVPVISSVAADADGQAYNINADTVAGELAAALSAEKLILLTDTPGILTDPSDPATLVPKLDIHKARTLIEQGTVAGGMVPKVQCCVRSLAQGVRAAHIIDGRIPHALLLEIFTDEGIGSMLVASQQHDPMAPAGTTTE is encoded by the coding sequence ATGGTGGGCGAGCGCGAATACATCGGCGAGGCCGAGGCAACGCGGGTGCGCGTGCTGAGCGAGGCGTTGCCCTACATCCAGCAGTTTGCCGGGCGGATGATCGTCATCAAGTACGGGGGCGCCGCCATGCAGGAGGAAGCCCTCAAAGCGCGCGTCATCCGAGACATCGTCTTTTTGGCTTGCGTGGGGGCCCGCCCGGTCGTGGTTCACGGCGGCGGCCCCGAGGTCAACGCTTGGCTAGGACAGCTGGGCATCGAGCCGCAGTTTAAAAACGGCCTGCGCGTCACCGATGCCAGCACCATGGCGGTCGTCGAGATGGTGCTGGTGGGCCGGGTCAACAAGGAGCTGGTGGCAGCCATTAACAGTGCCGGCGGTTCGGCGGTGGGCCTTTGTGGCAAAGACGGTCACTCCATTGGCGCACGTCCCCAGCAGCAGCCAGACATTGGCTTTGTGGGCGAGGTCAGCCACATCAATACAGCGCTGGTGGAGTCGCTAGTGGGCAGCGGCTACGTACCGGTCATCTCCAGCGTTGCTGCCGATGCGGACGGACAGGCCTACAACATCAACGCCGATACGGTGGCCGGGGAGTTGGCAGCGGCGCTGAGCGCCGAGAAGCTCATTTTGCTAACCGATACGCCCGGTATCCTGACCGATCCCAGCGATCCGGCCACGCTCGTGCCCAAACTCGACATCCACAAGGCCCGCACCCTGATCGAGCAGGGGACGGTTGCCGGCGGCATGGTCCCCAAGGTGCAGTGCTGCGTGCGATCGCTGGCTCAGGGGGTGCGCGCTGCCCACATCATCGACGGCCGCATCCCACACGCCTTGCTGCTGGAGATTTTTACCGACGAGGGCATCGGTTCCATGCTGGTGGCCTCGCAGCAGCACGACCCGATGGCACCAGCCGGCACAACGACCGAATGA
- a CDS encoding 4-amino-4-deoxychorismate lyase has protein sequence MFWYCGQLQSGNTLALAGDDPGLLYGATLFSTVRVYRQSLGHPLTAWAAHCERLARGVDALAWQPPDWQRLQAGAQALSERYSVLRVVLFPDGREWIAGRSLPGDLAQCQQQGIAAWVAQRGCARALPQLKTGNYLPAWWARTQAQKRGAQEAILVDGEGNWLETSTGNLWGWQDGCWWTPADAGSLLPGVARSQLWTWLQQQQWSVGQCQWDGAFIEGLQALAHTNSVVEVVPIRAVEGSERQLSFDPQHPALAPLRQYFSHSERAR, from the coding sequence ATGTTTTGGTACTGCGGGCAGCTGCAGTCAGGCAACACGCTGGCGCTGGCTGGCGACGATCCGGGGCTGCTGTACGGAGCCACGCTGTTTAGCACCGTCCGCGTTTACCGGCAGTCGCTGGGCCATCCGCTCACTGCCTGGGCGGCTCACTGCGAGCGCTTGGCTCGCGGGGTCGATGCGCTGGCGTGGCAGCCGCCCGATTGGCAGCGCCTGCAGGCTGGGGCTCAAGCGCTGAGCGAGCGCTACTCGGTGTTGCGGGTGGTGCTGTTTCCGGACGGGCGGGAGTGGATCGCGGGGCGCTCCCTGCCAGGCGATCTGGCCCAGTGCCAACAGCAAGGCATTGCCGCTTGGGTGGCCCAGCGCGGCTGCGCGCGGGCGCTGCCCCAGCTCAAAACCGGGAACTACCTGCCGGCTTGGTGGGCCCGCACCCAGGCGCAAAAGCGCGGCGCCCAAGAAGCCATCCTGGTCGATGGTGAGGGCAATTGGCTGGAGACCAGCACGGGGAACTTGTGGGGCTGGCAGGACGGCTGCTGGTGGACGCCAGCCGATGCGGGCTCCTTGCTGCCGGGCGTGGCGCGATCGCAGCTTTGGACGTGGTTGCAGCAGCAGCAGTGGTCGGTCGGCCAGTGCCAGTGGGATGGCGCCTTTATTGAGGGCTTGCAAGCACTGGCCCACACCAACAGCGTGGTGGAAGTGGTCCCCATTCGCGCAGTTGAGGGGAGCGAGCGGCAGCTGAGCTTTGACCCCCAGCACCCAGCGCTCGCGCCCCTCAGGCAATATTTCAGCCATTCTGAGCGAGCGCGTTAA
- a CDS encoding shikimate kinase has product MAMRESLQGTDVFLIGMMGAGKTSVGQALARQLHYRFFDTDVLVSRSAGKSIPQIFADEGEAGFRDWEMRVLQELAAETRSAIATGGGIVLRRQNWGYLQQGVVVWLDAPVELIAERLAGDTTRPLLQAPNPVERLASLLEERRPLYQQADLRVAIEPDCSPDGIATQAIERMASVLKP; this is encoded by the coding sequence ATGGCCATGCGCGAGTCCCTACAAGGTACGGACGTGTTTTTGATCGGCATGATGGGGGCGGGCAAAACGAGCGTCGGGCAGGCGCTCGCCCGCCAGCTGCACTACCGCTTTTTCGATACGGACGTTTTGGTCTCGCGCTCGGCCGGCAAATCCATCCCCCAGATTTTTGCCGATGAGGGCGAGGCTGGCTTTCGCGATTGGGAAATGCGCGTGCTGCAGGAACTGGCTGCCGAGACCCGCAGCGCGATCGCTACAGGCGGCGGCATCGTCCTGCGGCGCCAAAACTGGGGGTACCTGCAGCAGGGCGTGGTCGTGTGGTTGGATGCGCCAGTCGAGCTCATTGCTGAGCGCTTGGCGGGCGATACCACCCGGCCGCTGTTGCAGGCCCCCAACCCCGTCGAGCGCTTGGCCTCGCTATTGGAAGAGCGCCGTCCGCTCTACCAGCAAGCCGATTTGCGCGTTGCCATCGAGCCGGATTGCTCCCCCGATGGCATCGCCACCCAGGCCATCGAGCGCATGGCCAGCGTCCTCAAGCCGTAA
- a CDS encoding ABC transporter — MQSNPVTAWGVYAVWRRHARVYQKTWLINSLPPLSEPLIYLVAFGYGLSPLVGEVTYQARTVSYLTFLAPGMMAVAVLFQSFFEGAYGSFIRLSFQKTWRALLTSPLTFTEVFLGDLLWATSKGILAGVLTGLLAAAWGLYSLGELVLSLPTMGLGSLLFAAAGLLTAGTVRTVDQINIPVFTFVVPMFTFCGTYFPRETLPAALGQMAAVLPLSALVDLLRWPLGVPGWWGLSLGWLLLWTAVLSVLAWRQIYPQLFQ, encoded by the coding sequence ATGCAGAGCAATCCCGTGACCGCCTGGGGCGTGTACGCCGTTTGGCGGCGCCACGCGCGGGTGTATCAAAAAACGTGGCTGATCAACAGCCTGCCGCCGCTCTCGGAACCGCTGATTTATTTGGTGGCGTTCGGCTACGGTTTGAGCCCGCTGGTGGGTGAGGTCACCTACCAAGCTCGTACGGTCAGCTACCTGACTTTTCTGGCGCCCGGCATGATGGCCGTTGCCGTGCTGTTCCAGTCGTTTTTTGAAGGGGCCTACGGCAGTTTCATTCGCCTGAGCTTTCAAAAAACCTGGCGCGCGCTGCTCACCTCGCCGCTGACCTTTACGGAAGTGTTTTTGGGGGACTTGCTCTGGGCCACCAGCAAAGGCATTTTGGCCGGCGTGCTGACCGGTTTGCTGGCTGCGGCTTGGGGATTGTACTCGCTGGGCGAGCTGGTGCTGTCGCTACCGACAATGGGGCTGGGCAGCCTGCTGTTTGCCGCAGCCGGTTTGCTGACGGCTGGGACCGTGCGAACGGTGGATCAGATCAACATTCCGGTCTTTACGTTTGTCGTGCCCATGTTTACCTTCTGCGGCACCTACTTCCCGCGCGAGACGCTGCCCGCTGCTTTGGGGCAAATGGCTGCCGTTCTGCCGCTGTCGGCACTGGTGGACTTGCTGCGCTGGCCGCTGGGCGTGCCCGGTTGGTGGGGACTGTCGCTGGGATGGCTGTTGCTCTGGACGGCAGTATTGAGCGTACTGGCCTGGCGCCAGATCTATCCGCAGCTATTTCAGTGA
- a CDS encoding iron ABC transporter substrate-binding protein, which translates to MEFSIATLLSQLSESKLVAPKVLEKKLECQDEESLQKLHIALDALERTGTIAKERGKYRRVPQPDAIEAKLRCSSKGFCFAIPEHDESADDIYIRESQLGSAWNGDRALVKVVKEATRRRSPEGSVQLVLERANPSLLAWIQRSESGFRAVPLDDRLLFELELEAGDVDLEASLEHLAHVEVLRYPLGQTPPLGRVTRVLGDSPESAADTDLVCCKYNLPRQFPSAVAEAAQSLSEGLDRPEIKKRKDLRQQLTLALEEAPRSAETPFIENAFTLETAPTGDWQLGIHMADVAHYVPDDGPIDREARKRGTAADLGELVLPMLPEAVLQQSSLQPETDRLAVSALLTLNETGRLVSFELAPSVVRVDRQLSFAQAQSLLGQGESGNADRAAAIQMLDRLFFTVSPLVKAQRLQRGGFELELGDDRSLFKDEGRLGAIATSSALPVRALLREVVVLAGRAVAAHLQALSLPGVYRAQSAPPPGELNDLIRLGNNLGLALSLSDPETVQPKDYQAFTHQFSQSPSPQVLAHLLRSTLKPVRASATPEFYFGLAEDEGYAPCTAPGKRYGDLLVQRALKTLFEFGRDRRHRRAKEGYDLGKSANHDSINWNVLPARVHSDLEARLHGAIGPIGERERTIADAEADLVGLQKAAQMKARTGEVFVGPITGVQSYGFFVEIEALLVEGLVHVSSLKDDWYEYRARHACLVGRKTRTTYKLGARVQVQVKSVDYYRQQIDLIAVGGAEATDAEASERDGAQASVQASEA; encoded by the coding sequence ATGGAATTTTCGATCGCGACGTTGCTCTCCCAGCTGAGCGAAAGCAAACTCGTTGCACCCAAGGTTCTGGAGAAAAAGCTCGAGTGCCAGGACGAGGAGAGCCTGCAAAAGCTCCACATCGCGCTCGATGCCCTCGAGCGGACCGGCACGATCGCCAAAGAGCGCGGCAAGTACCGGCGCGTGCCGCAACCCGATGCAATCGAGGCCAAGCTGCGCTGCTCCAGCAAAGGCTTTTGCTTTGCCATTCCAGAACATGATGAGAGTGCCGACGATATCTACATCCGCGAGAGCCAGCTCGGCAGCGCTTGGAACGGCGATCGGGCGCTGGTCAAAGTGGTCAAAGAAGCAACCCGCCGCCGCTCGCCGGAAGGCTCGGTTCAGCTCGTACTCGAGCGGGCCAACCCGTCGCTGTTGGCTTGGATCCAGCGCTCGGAGTCGGGCTTTAGGGCCGTCCCGCTCGACGATCGCTTGCTGTTTGAGCTCGAGCTCGAGGCGGGCGATGTCGACTTGGAAGCTTCGCTCGAGCACTTGGCCCATGTGGAGGTGCTGCGCTATCCGCTGGGGCAGACTCCGCCGCTCGGGCGCGTCACGCGCGTGTTGGGCGACAGTCCCGAATCCGCCGCCGACACCGATCTGGTCTGCTGCAAGTACAACTTGCCCCGCCAGTTCCCCAGCGCCGTCGCTGAGGCAGCCCAATCGCTGAGCGAGGGGCTCGATCGGCCCGAGATCAAAAAGCGCAAGGACCTGCGCCAGCAGCTGACGCTGGCGCTGGAGGAAGCGCCCCGTTCGGCAGAGACCCCCTTCATTGAGAACGCCTTCACCCTAGAGACCGCGCCAACCGGCGACTGGCAGCTGGGCATCCACATGGCGGATGTGGCCCACTACGTCCCCGACGATGGGCCCATTGATCGCGAGGCCCGCAAGCGCGGTACGGCTGCCGATCTGGGGGAGTTGGTCCTGCCCATGCTCCCTGAGGCCGTGCTGCAGCAGAGCTCGCTGCAGCCCGAGACCGATCGGCTGGCGGTAAGCGCTTTGCTAACGCTGAATGAGACCGGCCGGCTCGTGTCGTTCGAGCTCGCGCCCAGCGTGGTGCGCGTCGACCGCCAGCTCAGCTTTGCCCAGGCGCAATCCCTGCTAGGGCAGGGCGAGTCAGGCAACGCCGATCGAGCGGCGGCGATCCAGATGCTGGATCGGCTCTTTTTTACGGTATCGCCGCTGGTCAAAGCCCAGCGGCTCCAGCGCGGCGGTTTCGAGCTGGAGCTAGGCGACGATCGCTCGCTGTTTAAAGATGAGGGGCGCCTGGGCGCGATCGCCACCTCGAGCGCCCTACCCGTGCGCGCGCTGCTGCGGGAGGTGGTGGTGCTAGCGGGGCGCGCTGTTGCCGCGCACTTGCAAGCGCTGTCGCTGCCTGGCGTCTACCGGGCCCAGTCCGCGCCGCCCCCCGGCGAGCTCAACGACCTCATCCGGCTGGGCAACAACCTGGGGCTGGCGTTGAGCCTCTCGGACCCAGAAACCGTGCAGCCCAAGGACTACCAGGCCTTTACCCACCAATTCAGCCAGTCGCCCTCGCCCCAAGTCCTGGCGCACCTGCTGCGCTCGACGCTCAAGCCCGTGCGCGCGAGCGCAACGCCCGAGTTTTACTTTGGCCTCGCCGAGGACGAGGGCTACGCCCCTTGCACGGCCCCTGGCAAGCGCTACGGCGATTTGCTGGTCCAGCGCGCGCTCAAAACCCTGTTCGAGTTCGGCCGCGATCGCCGCCACCGCCGCGCCAAAGAAGGCTACGACCTGGGCAAAAGCGCCAATCACGACAGCATCAACTGGAACGTGCTCCCCGCGCGCGTGCACTCGGATCTGGAAGCGCGCCTCCACGGCGCGATCGGCCCAATCGGCGAGCGCGAGCGCACGATTGCCGACGCCGAAGCCGACCTGGTGGGCCTGCAAAAAGCTGCCCAGATGAAAGCGCGCACGGGCGAGGTCTTTGTCGGTCCCATCACCGGCGTCCAGTCCTACGGCTTCTTTGTCGAGATCGAGGCGCTGCTGGTCGAGGGACTGGTCCATGTCAGCTCACTCAAAGATGACTGGTACGAATACCGCGCCCGGCATGCCTGCCTCGTCGGGCGCAAAACCCGCACCACCTACAAGCTGGGGGCTCGGGTCCAGGTGCAGGTCAAAAGCGTGGATTACTACCGCCAGCAAATCGATCTGATCGCGGTGGGTGGTGCCGAGGCCACCGATGCCGAGGCATCCGAGCGCGATGGCGCCCAGGCAAGCGTGCAGGCCAGCGAGGCATGA
- a CDS encoding DUF3153 domain-containing protein, giving the protein MVSVSISHGNRPQRAVLLLVLLSALLLSGCARYELGLQFQGPHRGTLVQHVRLGEQLAQLSPERAQQWLRSIERRARRLGGRAQRRSQREVRAIIPFASAPELVRQFERFYHPAWGDPNRQAPEAPQLDASIELQQSNLLLLQRNRLQLNLDLRALEMPLREGAADPSARGWDGLTVRLRTPWGASHSAGGGKLAPEREADGTLVWQLQPGQRNAIAATFWLPEPLGIGAVAIALLAAVGFYLKYRYWPGSPAAGASDSRASSGG; this is encoded by the coding sequence CTGGTGAGCGTCTCCATCTCCCATGGCAACCGTCCCCAGCGCGCCGTGCTGCTGCTGGTCCTGCTGAGTGCCCTATTGCTATCGGGCTGCGCGCGCTATGAGCTGGGCCTGCAGTTTCAGGGTCCGCACCGCGGGACCTTGGTGCAGCACGTCCGCCTGGGCGAGCAATTGGCGCAGCTGAGCCCCGAGCGAGCGCAGCAGTGGTTGCGCAGCATCGAGCGGCGGGCCCGGCGCTTGGGCGGTCGGGCCCAACGCCGCTCCCAGCGCGAAGTGCGCGCGATCATTCCCTTTGCCAGCGCTCCAGAGCTGGTGCGCCAATTCGAGCGCTTTTACCATCCCGCCTGGGGCGACCCCAATCGCCAGGCTCCGGAAGCGCCGCAGCTGGATGCGAGCATCGAGCTGCAGCAAAGCAACCTGCTGCTGCTGCAGCGCAATCGCCTGCAGCTAAACCTCGACCTGCGCGCGCTCGAGATGCCGCTCCGCGAGGGGGCAGCAGACCCGAGCGCCCGCGGGTGGGACGGTTTGACCGTTCGGTTGCGTACGCCCTGGGGCGCCAGCCATTCCGCCGGTGGCGGGAAGCTAGCGCCCGAGCGCGAGGCCGACGGGACGTTGGTCTGGCAGCTGCAACCTGGCCAGCGCAACGCCATCGCCGCCACGTTCTGGCTCCCGGAGCCACTGGGCATTGGTGCTGTCGCGATCGCGCTGCTGGCGGCAGTTGGGTTCTACCTCAAGTACCGCTACTGGCCCGGCTCGCCGGCGGCTGGCGCGAGCGACTCGAGGGCAAGCTCGGGCGGATAG
- the psb27 gene encoding photosystem II protein Psb27 produces MSVRSAIARLLVLVLAVAVGVAGCTNSAVGLSGDYREDTLKVVDALERAIDTPDSDPQKEALQERARQQIDEYIALYRRDEDVSGLRSFTTMRTALNTLAGHYSGKTQRPVPDEVKERLKRKFAQVRSALQRNS; encoded by the coding sequence ATGTCCGTTCGGAGCGCGATCGCGCGCCTGCTGGTGCTGGTTCTGGCGGTAGCGGTAGGCGTTGCTGGCTGCACCAACAGCGCAGTCGGGTTGAGCGGTGACTACCGCGAAGACACGCTCAAGGTGGTGGATGCGCTCGAGCGCGCCATCGATACGCCCGACTCCGACCCGCAAAAGGAAGCGCTCCAAGAACGGGCGCGCCAGCAGATCGACGAATACATCGCCCTGTACCGGCGCGACGAAGATGTCTCCGGCCTGCGCTCGTTTACCACCATGCGCACGGCGCTCAATACGCTAGCCGGCCACTACAGCGGCAAAACCCAACGGCCCGTCCCCGATGAGGTCAAAGAGCGCCTCAAGCGCAAATTCGCCCAAGTCCGAAGTGCCCTGCAGCGCAATAGCTGA
- a CDS encoding multidrug ABC transporter ATP-binding protein: MKAAPPRTERDTVPLAAHDLWKFYGDRAVVRGIGFELGAGEVLGLLGANGAGKTTTVGMLYGSVIPSRGFVRVDRYEVRRQGRQARFLMGIVTQEDNLDPDFNVFENLAYFAHYYRITGRAAQHRAGELLAQVGLQAYSQYRIDELSGGLKRRLVLARALINRPRIVFLDEPTTGLDPDARQDFWRAIAQLQQSGCGIVLTTHYMEEAQRLCDRLLLLQQGQVIDSGPPEALIERTVGEQVIEVAGVSEAELQPLARQYGSWYRPFGNGYLLGGSATQPEAFWRSLNAIEGARPQRRRANLEDVFLRLTGTQLD, translated from the coding sequence ATGAAGGCCGCACCGCCGCGGACCGAGCGGGATACGGTACCGCTAGCAGCCCACGATCTGTGGAAGTTTTACGGCGATCGCGCGGTCGTTCGGGGGATCGGTTTTGAGCTGGGCGCCGGCGAAGTCCTGGGGCTTTTGGGCGCCAACGGCGCGGGCAAAACCACCACAGTGGGCATGCTCTACGGCTCGGTAATCCCCAGCCGGGGATTCGTCCGCGTCGATCGCTACGAGGTGCGCCGCCAGGGACGGCAGGCGCGCTTTTTAATGGGGATCGTTACCCAAGAGGACAACCTCGATCCCGACTTTAATGTTTTTGAGAACCTGGCCTACTTCGCCCACTACTACCGCATTACCGGTCGGGCCGCGCAGCACCGTGCGGGCGAGCTGCTCGCCCAAGTGGGCTTGCAGGCCTACAGCCAGTACCGGATCGACGAACTCTCGGGCGGGCTAAAGCGGCGGTTGGTGCTGGCGCGCGCGCTCATCAACCGCCCGCGCATCGTGTTTTTGGATGAGCCCACCACCGGGCTCGATCCGGATGCGCGCCAGGACTTTTGGCGCGCCATTGCCCAGCTCCAGCAGAGCGGCTGCGGCATTGTGCTGACCACGCACTACATGGAAGAAGCGCAGCGGCTGTGCGATCGGCTATTGCTACTGCAGCAGGGTCAGGTTATTGATAGCGGCCCGCCCGAGGCGCTGATCGAACGCACGGTGGGGGAACAGGTCATTGAGGTGGCGGGGGTCAGCGAAGCCGAGCTGCAGCCGCTCGCCCGCCAGTACGGCAGCTGGTACCGGCCCTTTGGTAACGGTTACTTGCTAGGGGGGAGCGCCACCCAGCCCGAGGCGTTTTGGCGCTCGCTCAATGCCATTGAGGGCGCGCGCCCGCAGCGCCGCCGGGCCAACCTAGAAGATGTTTTCCTGCGCTTGACTGGAACGCAGCTGGATTAG
- a CDS encoding aromatic acid decarboxylase: protein MSALIVGVSGASGPIYAERALKFLLQADYTIELVASQSSFMVWEAERGLRLPADPERQAAFWRQQAGVERAGTLHCHRWSDVGAAIASGSFRTLGMLVIPCSMSAIGKIAAGFSSDLLERAAEVQLKEGRPLALVPRETPLSAIHLRNLTALAEVGAAIVPAMPGWYHQPQTIEDLVDFVVARALDRFGIDCVPLQRWQGH, encoded by the coding sequence ATGAGCGCGCTGATCGTTGGCGTGAGCGGCGCCTCGGGTCCCATTTATGCCGAGCGCGCCCTCAAGTTCCTACTCCAGGCAGACTACACCATCGAACTGGTGGCCTCCCAGTCCAGCTTTATGGTGTGGGAGGCCGAGCGCGGCCTGCGCCTGCCAGCCGACCCGGAACGGCAGGCCGCATTCTGGCGCCAGCAGGCGGGAGTCGAGCGCGCAGGGACCCTGCACTGCCACCGCTGGAGCGATGTAGGGGCCGCCATCGCCAGCGGCTCCTTTCGGACCCTGGGCATGCTGGTCATTCCCTGCAGCATGAGCGCTATCGGCAAAATCGCAGCCGGGTTTAGCTCCGATTTGCTCGAGCGTGCCGCCGAAGTCCAGCTCAAAGAAGGGCGCCCGCTCGCGCTGGTGCCGCGCGAGACACCGCTGAGCGCGATTCACCTGCGCAACTTGACGGCGCTGGCGGAAGTGGGGGCTGCCATCGTTCCCGCCATGCCGGGCTGGTACCACCAACCGCAAACGATTGAAGACTTGGTCGATTTTGTCGTCGCGCGGGCCCTGGATCGCTTTGGCATCGACTGCGTCCCCCTCCAGCGCTGGCAGGGACACTAA
- a CDS encoding cell division protein FtsH, which yields MNNNKKWRNAGLYALLVIVVVALATAFFDDRGSQQQISWKYSTFVDKVESGQVEKVTLSADRSQASVVRQDGQQVQVNLPEDPQLMDLLSQNNVDISVEQQEGEGGLFRVLSSLVFPILLLVGLFFLLRRAQGGPGSQAMNFGKSKAKVQMEPQTNVTFGDVAGIEQAKLELNEVVDFLKSPERFTSVGAKIPKGALLVGPPGTGKTLLARAVAGEAGVPFFNISGSEFVEMFVGVGASRVRDLFEQAKQNAPCIVFIDEIDAVGRQRGAGLGGGNDEREQTLNQLLTEMDGFEENTGIIILAATNRADVLDQALLRPGRFDRQIAISSPDYAGRLEILNVHARGKTLSQDVNLEKIARRTPGFTGADLANLLNEAAILAARRNLTEVSMDEINDAIDRVLAGPEKKDRVMSEKRKSLVAYHEAGHALVGALMPDYDPVQKISIIPRGGAGGMTWFTPSEERLDTGLYSRAYLQNQLTVALGGRVAEEIVFGDEEVTTGAANDLQQVARIARQMVTRLGMSDRLGPVALGRQQGNPFMGREIASERDFSDETATTIDEEINQLVEHAYSRCKDVLVNNRHILDELANSLIEKETVDAEELQQLLTDNEVKMAPVA from the coding sequence GTGAATAACAATAAAAAGTGGCGCAACGCGGGCTTATACGCGCTGCTGGTGATCGTGGTTGTGGCGCTGGCAACAGCGTTTTTTGACGATCGCGGCTCGCAACAGCAAATCAGCTGGAAGTACAGCACCTTCGTCGACAAGGTAGAGAGCGGTCAGGTGGAGAAAGTCACCCTGAGCGCCGATCGCTCCCAAGCGAGCGTCGTCCGCCAAGACGGACAGCAAGTGCAGGTCAACCTGCCCGAGGATCCGCAGCTGATGGATCTGCTCTCGCAGAACAATGTCGACATTTCAGTCGAGCAGCAGGAAGGCGAAGGCGGCCTGTTCCGCGTGCTGAGCAGCCTGGTATTCCCAATCTTGCTGTTGGTGGGGCTGTTTTTCTTGCTGCGGCGCGCCCAAGGCGGCCCGGGCTCGCAAGCCATGAACTTTGGCAAATCGAAAGCCAAAGTCCAAATGGAGCCCCAAACCAACGTCACCTTCGGCGATGTTGCGGGCATCGAGCAAGCCAAGTTGGAACTCAACGAAGTCGTTGACTTTCTCAAAAGCCCCGAGCGCTTTACCAGCGTCGGGGCCAAAATTCCCAAAGGCGCGCTGCTGGTGGGGCCGCCCGGAACTGGCAAAACGCTGCTGGCCCGCGCTGTCGCCGGCGAAGCTGGCGTGCCGTTTTTCAACATCTCGGGCTCGGAGTTTGTCGAGATGTTTGTGGGCGTGGGCGCCTCGCGCGTGCGCGATCTGTTCGAGCAAGCCAAGCAAAACGCCCCTTGCATCGTCTTCATCGACGAGATTGACGCTGTCGGCCGCCAGCGCGGGGCCGGCCTTGGTGGGGGCAATGACGAGCGCGAGCAGACGCTCAACCAACTGCTGACCGAGATGGACGGGTTTGAAGAAAACACCGGCATCATCATCCTGGCCGCCACCAACCGCGCCGACGTCCTGGACCAAGCCCTACTGCGCCCCGGCCGCTTCGACCGGCAGATTGCCATCAGCAGTCCTGACTACGCCGGCCGGCTGGAGATCCTCAACGTCCACGCGCGCGGTAAGACCCTATCCCAAGACGTCAACTTGGAAAAAATCGCCCGCCGCACGCCGGGCTTTACCGGCGCCGATTTGGCCAATCTGCTCAACGAAGCGGCCATCCTCGCAGCGCGCCGCAACCTCACCGAGGTCTCCATGGACGAGATCAACGATGCCATCGATCGCGTCCTGGCCGGTCCCGAGAAAAAAGACCGCGTCATGAGCGAAAAGCGCAAGTCGCTCGTGGCGTACCACGAAGCCGGTCACGCCCTGGTGGGCGCGCTCATGCCCGACTACGACCCGGTGCAGAAAATCAGCATCATCCCGCGCGGCGGGGCTGGCGGCATGACGTGGTTTACCCCCAGCGAAGAGCGGTTGGATACTGGCCTGTATTCGCGGGCCTACCTGCAGAACCAATTAACGGTTGCCTTGGGCGGCCGCGTGGCCGAAGAAATCGTCTTTGGCGATGAGGAAGTCACCACCGGTGCCGCCAACGACTTGCAGCAGGTCGCGCGCATTGCCCGCCAGATGGTAACCCGCTTGGGGATGAGCGATCGCCTCGGCCCGGTTGCCCTAGGGCGCCAGCAAGGCAACCCGTTCATGGGGCGCGAGATCGCCTCCGAGCGGGATTTCTCCGACGAGACGGCAACCACCATCGACGAGGAAATCAATCAGCTCGTGGAGCACGCCTACAGCCGCTGCAAGGATGTGCTGGTCAACAACCGCCACATCCTCGACGAGCTCGCCAACTCGCTGATCGAAAAAGAAACGGTTGATGCGGAAGAGCTGCAGCAGCTGCTGACCGACAACGAGGTCAAAATGGCCCCTGTCGCCTAG